Below is a window of Carassius auratus strain Wakin unplaced genomic scaffold, ASM336829v1 scaf_tig00024122, whole genome shotgun sequence DNA.
ttcatttaacttttcGCCTTTTTAATTTCAGTcagtttcgtttttttttttttttcaataacgtCCGGGACACCTGGTTATGTGCTGAGCAGTTTATTTGTGGGAAAAATCCCGCCCTGCGGCCAGAACGCGGGATAAGCGCTTTTTATTATACACCACACAAATAACCGAGGAGATTAGCGCGCGAATGCTGTGCATAAAAGATATGCGCGTGAATCAAGATAACAACGATGCTATTTCCGCGCGTATGGCGTTCCACTTTCCACTGTGTCCCACTTACTCTAGGCGTGTGTAAAGTTTTAAAACCGGGGTGTGAAACTCAGCTCATGCATGACCAGAGTCCTTCAGAATTTGGCTTAAAATCTCATTAAACATACGTTACTTGATCCAGCTTTGGAGCTGAGTTTTCacctttttatattatattatattatattatattatattatattatattatattatattatattatattatattatattatattatattatatatatatgtctaaaaGTGTCTTTTAAGTTACTTAAAGTGTTCTCTTGCTAGACAAAATGGCTAGGATATGGAAAAAACGCCATACGTGAGTTTACAGTTACTTCTGGATTGAATATTATTGTTCCAGTGTGAAACAACTTGCCTCAAAGCcatcatattaatataaaaaaatggttatCTCTGTCAGAAGACAATGACCCCTTCATGTAACTATCCAAAATAAACTCCACAACATAGTCTGAGTTAAAATTACGTTTTATTATAGTAATacataattactttttaaagtagcCTAGTTATGGTATTTATCTTTTTGTACTTTGCTGCCCTCTTTCGGATAAACATGCATTACGTTTTTCATTCAGACCATggaaaatttagattttatacTGCACATTcgcaaattaattaatatttttgtgtcatTTGACTTGTTACTGATGTAGGTCTTTTGGTATTTAGTTTGCGTAATTTGATATTTATTGAACTGTTGCAAAATGTTACATGAATACATAGAACATAATTTTCAAATTGCATACAAATTTGTTAATTCACATCATCTATAAAATGACTTAGttgtttttataaatcatttacagaaaataatgaaacatttagTTACCCCCAAACCAATTATAAAATCTTATACATTAatgaattacaaaattaaaataacagataATCTTCAACGTAAGACAAGTCAGAAAAGTGTCATTAAAATCGGTCTATATTACAATGCTCCATGCATAGGAATTATACACActtcaaattatattttgcacTGGAAAGTATTTTTAAGCCCTGCAATGGACTGGCCATCTCCATGCAGGGATAGATTCCAACATCTCTGTCACCCTGCATAGCAGTTTGACTGAATTGGATAGATGAAGGGTTTGTTTATCTATATGTTTGTCTCAGTCAGAGATCATATTTTGatgttttccaaatgaaaaagaaaattctcACTGATTTGCTGCTGAGATTTCACTCCATCGAATATGCTTCCCTGATTTATAGTTATGATTTAGTTATTAAGAGATTTCTTATGACCCAGGGGCATGCAATACATGCATCTAAAAGCACTGGCtgacagcagagagagaaaacaagattgtgtgtgtgaatgccaCATCTCCCATAAAAGTTGATCCCTCAAGTAAAAACATTACTTTCACCATCCGGGAAATTCTccaagagaaataaaaataactgcttCGGCTGACCTGCGTACATTAAGCATACAGTTTTTTGCTCTTTCTTTGTTGGAAATTGCGAGAGCCAAGCCAAGGGCACCATGTCACAACAAGAAGAAAGCACATATACACACTGGCCCAGAAAAAAATCAGCTCTGAGAGAATGACTTCAGGGGCTCTGAGCCACGAGATGCTTCAATACAGACAGAATAaacatactaaaaaaataaacatataagtgTACTAACAAGGCACTTTTTTGTTTTcatctataaaataaattcaagtttCCCCTAACTTAACAGTATAAATGTGTATTAATATTtcttagtaattaataaatttattaacAAGTCTGTTAAGGAATAGTTAATCTAAATATGAAAATTTGCTGGACacttactcatcctcaggccatccaagatgtagatgagtttgtttcttcatcagatttgagaaaaaaaaaaagtaaaattagcattacatcatctgctcaccaatggatcctctgaagtgaatgggtgccatcagaatgagagatcaaacaactgagaaaaaacttaacaataatccacaagcaatccacatgACAAttaatcagttaacatcttgtgatgcaacaagctgcatgtttgtaagaaacatctTCAAGAAGTTTTTTACataaaactgttgcttctggctaaaaaaaaaaagactaaattatatatatatatatatatatatatatatatatatatatatatatatatatatatatatatatattacgtttTCCAGAAAAAAAGTCAGCACACGTGAATCTGGAGACAAATATGCACATACCATGGACTTTTACAAGCGAAAACTGTCcataacagttctaaacaaacatgttggtggatttagaggacaacaggggatggccTATTTCACCATATGAACACATATTTTGGCACAGTctaagtttaaagttaaaataacttAATGATAATGTAATTACTTTACAAGACtttactgatggactggactCTACTTATGGATTACTGTGATAATCAACTGCTGATACTTTTCTCAGttgttcggactctcattctgatggcacccattcactgcagaggatcctttggtgagtaagtgatagaatgcttaatttctccaaatccattCTGATGAAttaacaaactaatctacatcttggatggcctgaggcaatcatttcagctttgttttttttgtttgttttttttttgttttttttattcctttaaacagatcatataaaaaatgtaagtgcAACAAAGTGAACTTGGACACACCAAGTCGTCCTCATATTTAAATGCACCACCTCTGtatcttggatgggctgagtaCACTTTAGTAGATTATCATTTTTTGGTGATCTATCGTAAGTGGAGAAGTTTGCAATGAGACCTATATATGCTTTGATAATTATCCGAAAGATTATGtcacattttttgtatttatgtaacaATTCAGACATTAGCAAAGCACAATCCAGAAGAAGTACAAGAGGAAGCTTTTTCCAACTGTAGTTTTTGCTTGTTTACTTCATTCAAGCAGTGCCATGGAGAAAAAGGGAGATGCCATTATATGCCTCAAATGCACAGCAGACAAATCTGGGTTTGTTTCCCTTCAGCTACGATGACGTTGATGCTTGACGACACTGAATGGCATCTTTTAAAATATCTGCAATCAGGCGTGCTTAACTAAGGAAATTCAGCACAGCGAAGTGCATCCACATCAGAGTAGTTCCCACTGGATTGCATCTCATGGAGTTCAACATGGCAGTGAACAGCACATTAGTGAGCTTTGATGGTGGCGTTCAGCAGTTAGAAGGGGAAGATACTAAAATAATCATACCAGCTATTCTCAGCACAATCGGTGGGCTTGGGATCGGTGGGAATGTTTTGGTGCTTGTGGTACTAATCTACGTTTTCATCAGCCAGAGTGCATCCGAGGCTAATGTGATGCTGGCCAACTTGAGCGCAACCGACTTGATGATACTCTCTGTGTGCGCTCCTGTGCGCGCAATCACATACTACAAGCGCACTTGGACACTTGGACTACTGGCTTGCAGAACTACTGAGTGGATTCAGCACAGCTGTCTGGCGGTAAAAGCATTTACACTGTTTGCTACGAGTCAAGCACGCCATAACTTTTCCAGTCATCCTCAGGAGCAGTCCAATTTTCGTCAAAAGAACGTTGTGATCACCTTAATAATCATATGGACGGTTGCACTCTTGTTTCCAGTTCCTGATATAGTTTTTTCCAGGTTAAAAGAAGAGggaaatatcagtctgtgtgtatccGAATCATCTTTTCACTCCCAAGATGCAATGAGAGTTTTCAGTAAGATGCTACCATTGGGCATCTACGTTCTTCCAGTCATCCTCTCTGCTGTGTGCCACATCAGGACCATCTTCCTCATCAAACCGAGTTCCCACGAGGAGTCATCTCTTGCACGTCAATATGAGCATTCTTTGATGTATTTATGCGTCATCGCCCTGAACACGCTGATGTTGCTTCCCGAGTGGGTCTCTTGGGTGTGGATGCACCATAGATCCGGCGAAAGCTGCAAACCATCAGTCGGTTTGCTGATTTTCGCTCAGGTGTGCGTTTACTTGAGTAGCATGTTCTTTCCCGTCATTCTTCTGACCATGCATGTGCCCCTCAGAGAAAGTCTTAGCAATCTGTGTTCACTGTTGGCTTGCCGACGTGATAAACACAGAATAAAACTTGAGGGGAATGGAAATGAGATGCGCACAGTTGTTATGAGAGTGTTGGATGAGCGAGGATGTGTGACCAGAAAAGAGCGGCATTCAGATGCATCCTGTCAAACTCTTCCAGATCTCGAGCACTTCTGGAGCGAACGGCGAAACACTACAGTCACAGAGGATAGTGACCCGTTACCATGGGAACGACTGAATCAAAGCAACGTTAAACTCTAACCTTTGACCTCTGTTATGTCTGTGTGGGAAAATCCAGTTTAAGATGCTAGTTTTGTTTTGGAGAATGATAGTTGAATCTAAGCTGGTCCAAGCTTGTAATAAACTGTGCAGTCATGTATTGACTAAATGTATGTATTGAATATGAAAACCTTTTTCTGATTGCCCTGCATAGTTGCACAAGGCCAAAAAggttacttttcttttttaagaagtaaatcaaaattattttatagtctGCTTCTGTTTAGTCTGTTGTGTATTTAATTAATGTATGTTCCGACTCAGAATCTGTTTCACTAAGAAATGTTTTAAGTATatgttaacaataaaaatatgcttaaaaatgtgtattttgtacTCCCCTTTTGATGGATTTCAAATGCAACTTAGAATGTAGGTGATAATAGTTCGAAACATTTCGAATGTGATTTGTTTCATAGAAATATGCTTGCATTTTTtcttactatatactatatatttaatatatgtttttatttgtatgtggtATCAAAAGATTAGATATAAAAGGAAGGACCATGCTCACATAAACCATGAGAGCATGCTATATTGTTGGTCAAGAGCTCACAGTGGATGCTATTTTAGTGTAGGCTCTATTAGAGCCAAATGAATGATTAGCTTTAGGTGCTTTTTGCAAGACGTGCTTTTAAAAGGTTCCTGTTCTTTCAACTAAAAGCCTGCTTGGTTACTACAATACCGTCTGACATTTAACATTCAATGGTGAATTCATACTGTGACATGCATGCAATATATAGGCCAGCAATGCATAATGTCCACAAATGAGATTGGAATTCACAAGCAAATGCTTATGCACAGTTTTACTTAGGAGCTTGTCAGTTAGGGTCGATTTACTAAGCTAAACATATTTTGCACAGTTATATATTACTTATAGCAGCTTGGCAATAGTGTTGTCAAATGATTATTGTTGAttaactgcatccaaaataaaagtttttgtttacaggatatgtgtgtgtgtgtgtactgtgtatatctattatgtatatataaatacacacatgtgtatatttatatataaaatatttatatataatattaataaatacatgtaaatattttcaaaataaatactgtatgtatgtatttatacatgcataataaatatacacagtacacacacatacattatgtaaacaattttaatcacaattaataataTGACAGGCTACTTGgcagatttttttgtttgcataGCAAGTTTCCATGACATAAGCCTATGATGCCACTAATCTAGTACATTCTGTCTTTGCCAAAAGTATTAACTATAAAATGTACAACTATTTATACACTCAATTTTTAGGTAGCTATTCACTTTAGGCTAATAGAGTATGAAAAATTATGGTTTAAATAGTACAGTATTGTATTTACTATGTTGGAGATAAACATAAGTCCAGTGATTTATCATGCACAGTATTCTGGTTTCAGTggcctatatacacacacaaacacaagagatTGGCTGTAGCCCTAGGAGATGCTCATATTATGTATTTTCTATAGTATAATAGCCATTTCCCGTGAAGAGAGTGAAACATGCAGTCACTGTGGGAATTGAAGTGGAGGGGATAGAgacgaaataaaaaaaaatctgaataaacagGGCCATCTACTGGCCATTTAGTGAAATATACACTGGGGTGACTTGGTGAACTGGCCATTGGTACATAAATGAGGGCACTTTCATATTGCCAAGGACCAACCGTTTCCTCAacataaataatcaaatattctaTTATTACTCTGTTATAACTCCGTTTCACAGACTTTATCATTTTTGTAACGCAAATCACTAAAGAATTTATTTTTGGGACTAGACGTCACTTTTTGTCATTGCTGCAGATGTGCAAGTATAGGCTAAAAATGCGCATGTCTGATAACGCGCGTCTGCGCAGTGTACACTACGTGTAACTCCCAactttacagaaataaaaaaaaaaaaatccatagttACTGTTGAATTGGACACAAGATTTgtacacatttaatatttaatcgaGGTAGCCTATGGCACTTTCAGTATCATAACCCTCCCTCAGAGTTTATCAGCTTTCAGTCGCTTCTTTATCTGTTTTTACAGCTGCCATAGTTTTAACagctgtataattatataaataggCAACCATGCATTTCAAAGTCTACCTGATCTAgaataattttagtttattttcgaCATCAGTTTGTCCCCTACGCCCACTACACCTGCCAAcaaactaatacaaataataatggtTATGGGTTTTAAACTTGTCCTATTGAAAGACAATACGATTACAAAATCATGTTTGCAAAACGGAAATATGATAATTTAGTGGCGTTATATTGTAATAAGTTGATACACAGTTCCGAGGTCCAATGAAAAAGACAAAGAGCGTGTGATGAAAGGGGAGGGAGGATTGAGCTTTAAACCCTCAGCGGAAGAAGTGCATAGAGAAACTTGGCTCAATCTGCGAAGGACCTCACAGACTGACCTTCCTCTAAAGGGTAAGTTCAAATACACTTCATGTTTCTAGTGTTAGTTGTTTTGTGCGTAAATTTTTACTGTACTTGCGTTTCGTGTACTAATGTCTGTCTTGCATAAAAATCGCGCACCAGTAAAGTGAGGTGACATTTCACTTACAAACAGACGGACTATCTCATGACAATACGTGTTACATAAATggacattttgtttatttaagacCTTGGTGACATTTGACGTAGCCTTTTGTATGTTTGTGACTCCTGCGAGTGCTAAATCGAAAAATCATGCTCTAATATCAATTATAAAATTTCGCTGTAAACTCTACGTAATCACTTTTGCATGGGATTCAAAGTTTGCTCTTTGTCGTTATTATTCATTTACGCCAGGCAGATGTATAACATACTATAAGTATATGCTGTATATCATGACAGGTGCTTCCTGGACACCTCGAAGTACTTGACAGAGTTCCTCAAGATTTTACAGGGAAATGGTGCGGTCGTTTAGAGACATTCCACACGAGAGCAGGTTTGCCAGTTTCCTTGAACAGAAGCCAATTAAGCGGTCTGTCATTGTGACCTCAACCTCGTGCTTTAAAccttataataatttattagaaacTGTGAATAGTCGCGGACTTGGCTGACTGCACATTAGCTCTGAGAGAGGACAGCACCTGCCTAGCTCTCTAGTTTAGGCTTATGATcggggttaggtgcttctacactcttgataatcagctatcatttcacactgattttaggaataaattatcaGTAGCGTTAGGTTTTGGGGGTAGGGACTGGGTTAAGTCTTTATCAACATTAGATGTGGATCAAGGAACATGTCTTACTGGGCAAAATCACTGCGACCGTCTAGTTTAGTGTGGCTTATGACAGTAAATGAACCCTCACGTCTCTTATCGTTCAAGATGACAGATAATAACTCTGCTCCAGTTAAACTATTTCATGTTTGACCTCTAAGGGACGTGAACTATGGATTCACCTACAGTGCCTTAGTTTAGAAGAGCAGTACTGTCATTGAATCTGACAACAGATTAGAATTTCTGAGCTGTTTAAGTGAAAACAGACTAAGATTCAGACTAAAAACAGTCTCTGATGATTTTTCTGGGTCCTCCTTTTCACTATGAGATTGAAGACTAGATGTGCTGTGATTTGTTAATGCTTTAGTTCTGTGGCACAGATGCAGGTGATGTTTGTGTGAGGGTCTGCTTTGTCAGTCATGTCTCAGGTAAGTCTCTGGGCTGAATTGTTGAGCTAGTATGGTTCAGCTGGCTTTAGGGGGCATGAACATTTAGTTTGAAAACACAAATGAATGTATAATTCTCATAATAGAAAAGGTAGGCCtaaatagttattatttatttttaattattataattttaactttCTGATTCATATTGTTTTTCTATTATTCAGTTTATATAAAGTggtattaaacattaaaagtaatattatactgtataatatttCTTACTTTTCTACTatgtgaagtgacgtgacatacagccaagtatggtgacccatactcagaatttgtgttaagcatttaacccatccaaagtgcacacacacacacacacacagcagtgaacacacacaaaccgtgaacacacacccggagcagttgggggtttggtgccttgctcaaggacatcTTCAGTCATGGTATTTTAGGGTTAGGAGACATactttctaaccactaggccacgacttcccctatggACAATagcagtaataaataataataattagtagatGTGTCATGGtagtttatgtttaaaatgttgtgtgtagtttattgaatttgaatatttcaaGTGAATAGCCAAACTGAACGGGTCAAATAACAGGAATCCACAGAAAAGCAGGGCTTCTCTATTGGCTTTCGTCATTTTTCAGTTTTGTACATGATTTCCCTCCTTCTGGGAACAGCAGATATATGTGTAACCAAACATTTTGTGGGAAGAGGAGCAACGGTTGCAGaacagcagtattttttttttttttgcgtttgcTTTGACCTTTGGAGATCATTAATTTTCAGCCAGCAGGGTAATGTCCAGTTCACACCAGTTTTTGTACTCGGTACTGTATATGTCCACAAGTTGATACAGTTGTCTGTTTCATCTattgtttaaagtgttttctAATGAAGGCAAAATGGAAACTTAAGTATTTCCCCAAAATTCTCATGCATACACCAGTTTTCACTTTCAAGACTTCCCACATCCAGAAGTGCTGACAGGAGGATTATATGAGATCGATGCAATCATATTTCTAGCATTGTCAGTAGACTGCACTCTGCCTAACTGTCTAACTCTAATTTGCAGTTTAATGATAACCGCCACGTTTAAACTTTGAAGATAACATTTGCAACAGTTTTCTCTAATTCTTTCCCCAGGTCTGATTTGGAGTCCAGATTCAGGGGACACAAAGAAAGGCTGTTAAATTTGAGAATTTAAAGCAGGTAGCCATTTCaagtatgtgtttttatttagtgtAGGGTTGTTCattcctgctcctggagggcaaCTAtgcttgcagagtttagcttcaaccccgattaaacacacctaaacaagctaatcaaggtcttactgGGCGTACCAGAAACTACCATGCAGATGTGTTCAGGCAAGTTGAAGCAACACTTTGCAGCAGTCAGTGGCCCTCCAGAACCAAGTTGGACACCCTGATTTAGtgtgatttaatacaaataaaccaTTGAATAACACAgtttttctgtcattctgtctttaTAAGTGCAAACATGTCATTTACATGTGAGCAATTTTATAACGAGGCAATACGGCCGAATTTGGCTCGTTTTTCATCAACGGTCAAAGTGAGAGATATCTTACCTCACCTGCCATGCCTCACACTCACTGATAGGGTAAGCAGTACTACATTTAACCACAAATAACATGACAATTATATCTAGATGTGCAAAAGTAAAA
It encodes the following:
- the LOC113078055 gene encoding probable G-protein coupled receptor 151 protein produces the protein MAVNSTLVSFDGGVQQLEGEDTKIIIPAILSTIGGLGIGGNVLVLVVLIYVFISQSASEANVMLANLSATDLMILSVCAPVRAITYYKRTWTLGLLACRTTEWIQHSCLAVKAFTLFATSQARHNFSSHPQEQSNFRQKNVVITLIIIWTVALLFPVPDIVFSRLKEEGNISLCVSESSFHSQDAMRVFSKMLPLGIYVLPVILSAVCHIRTIFLIKPSSHEESSLARQYEHSLMYLCVIALNTLMLLPEWVSWVWMHHRSGESCKPSVGLLIFAQVCVYLSSMFFPVILLTMHVPLRESLSNLCSLLACRRDKHRIKLEGNGNEMRTVVMRVLDERGCVTRKERHSDASCQTLPDLEHFWSERRNTTVTEDSDPLPWERLNQSNVKL